From Aliarcobacter butzleri, the proteins below share one genomic window:
- the nfo gene encoding deoxyribonuclease IV codes for MKYIGAHVSASGGVFNAPINATQIGAKAFALFTKNQRQWSAKALDNKTIDLWFKELEKSKIEPKHILPHDSYLINLGHPDSDAREKSIESFLDEVQRCEILALDRLNFHPGSHLRKISEEECLDNIAESMNRVIDKTSGVKLVIENTAGQGSNLGYKFEHLAYIIDKIEDKSRVGVCIDTCHMFTAGYDIRTREAYDKTWNEFEKIVGFKYLSGMHINDSKPELGSRVDRHDSLGCGKIGWDAFEFIMNDKRMNDIPLVLETIDESIWAEEIKTLYNFIK; via the coding sequence ATGAAATACATAGGAGCACATGTAAGTGCAAGTGGTGGAGTTTTTAATGCTCCAATAAATGCTACTCAAATAGGAGCAAAAGCTTTTGCTCTTTTTACAAAAAACCAAAGACAATGGAGTGCAAAAGCACTTGATAATAAAACAATAGATTTATGGTTTAAAGAGTTAGAAAAATCAAAAATAGAACCAAAACATATTTTGCCTCATGACTCGTATTTGATAAACTTAGGGCATCCAGATAGTGATGCAAGAGAAAAATCTATTGAAAGTTTTTTAGATGAAGTACAAAGATGTGAAATTTTAGCTTTAGATAGACTAAATTTTCATCCAGGAAGTCATTTACGAAAAATAAGTGAAGAAGAGTGTTTAGATAATATTGCTGAATCAATGAATAGAGTAATAGATAAAACAAGTGGTGTAAAACTTGTGATTGAAAATACAGCAGGTCAAGGAAGTAATCTTGGATATAAATTTGAACATTTAGCTTATATTATAGATAAAATCGAGGATAAAAGCCGTGTGGGAGTATGTATTGATACCTGTCATATGTTCACTGCTGGTTATGATATTAGAACACGAGAAGCTTATGATAAAACTTGGAATGAATTTGAAAAAATCGTAGGCTTTAAATACTTAAGTGGAATGCATATAAATGACTCAAAACCAGAGCTTGGTAGTCGTGTTGATAGACATGATAGTTTAGGCTGTGGAAAAATTGGTTGGGATGCTTTTGAATTTATAATGAATGATAAAAGAATGAATGATATTCCTCTAGTTTTAGAAACAATTGATGAATCTATTTGGGCAGAAGAGATAAAAACTTTATATAATTTTATTAAATAA
- a CDS encoding efflux transporter outer membrane subunit, producing the protein MFKLLFILISIFIFSGCSLKPEIEYNDSVIPTELKNSLDKNSNLEYMQPNWENFVKNDKLKELIKIALENNKDLKIAILNIESARATYRVEKAKYFPSIDAKASNTNARDVTSNNNTETSRTYSAKFGASYELDLFGKTRSLNDSALESYLATKYAATSTKISLISEIINTWNTLSSNIEHLKILEDSIANLKLSTQLTQKKFDMGIILIDDVLSSKTSLKEAEVTLLNYKTVVEKNKNMLELLVSTTIPENLLPTSFKDTENSLMLIQAGISSKVLYSRPDIIQAEYNLKAKNANIGAARAAFFPSITLTADYGLASNSLSSLFSGNNQTVWSFIPSINLPIFKGGENIANLDYANAQQKIALAQYEKTIQTAFKDVSDALVERANINEQLNAQEDLVNTAKKSYEVALNSYKYGIGNYLNVLISQKKFFDSQRALIDTKLSDLINRVSLYTSLGGNEKID; encoded by the coding sequence ATGTTTAAACTTTTATTTATATTAATAAGTATTTTTATCTTTTCAGGTTGTAGTTTAAAGCCAGAAATTGAATATAATGATTCAGTAATACCAACAGAACTAAAAAACAGTCTAGACAAAAATAGTAATTTAGAGTATATGCAACCAAATTGGGAAAATTTTGTAAAAAATGATAAATTAAAAGAATTGATTAAAATAGCACTTGAAAATAATAAAGACTTAAAAATAGCAATTTTAAATATAGAATCAGCAAGAGCTACTTATAGAGTAGAAAAGGCAAAATATTTCCCATCGATTGATGCAAAAGCAAGTAATACAAATGCAAGAGATGTTACATCTAACAATAATACAGAAACTTCTCGTACGTATTCTGCTAAATTTGGAGCTTCTTATGAACTTGATTTATTTGGAAAAACAAGAAGTTTAAATGATTCGGCATTAGAGAGTTATTTAGCTACAAAATATGCAGCAACTTCAACAAAAATTAGTTTGATATCAGAAATTATTAATACATGGAATACTCTTTCTTCAAATATTGAACATTTAAAAATATTAGAAGATAGTATTGCAAATTTAAAATTATCAACACAATTAACGCAAAAAAAATTTGATATGGGAATTATTTTAATTGATGATGTTCTTAGTTCAAAAACAAGTTTAAAAGAAGCAGAAGTTACTTTATTGAACTATAAAACAGTTGTTGAGAAAAATAAAAATATGTTAGAGTTATTAGTATCAACAACTATTCCTGAAAATTTATTACCAACTAGTTTTAAAGATACTGAAAATAGTTTGATGTTAATACAAGCTGGTATTTCATCAAAAGTTTTATATTCACGTCCTGATATTATACAAGCAGAATATAATTTAAAAGCAAAAAATGCAAATATAGGAGCAGCACGAGCTGCATTTTTCCCTTCAATTACTTTAACAGCTGATTATGGTTTAGCGAGTAACTCTTTGAGTTCATTATTTAGTGGAAATAATCAAACTGTATGGTCTTTTATTCCAAGTATAAATTTGCCTATTTTTAAAGGTGGAGAAAATATAGCAAATTTAGATTATGCAAATGCACAACAAAAAATAGCTCTTGCTCAATATGAAAAAACTATACAAACAGCATTTAAAGATGTATCTGATGCTTTGGTTGAAAGAGCAAATATAAATGAACAATTAAATGCACAAGAGGATTTAGTAAATACGGCAAAAAAAAGTTATGAAGTAGCATTAAACTCTTACAAATATGGGATAGGAAATTATTTAAATGTATTAATTTCACAAAAAAAGTTTTTTGACTCACAAAGAGCCTTAATAGATACAAAATTAAGTGATTTGATAAATAGGGTAAGTTTATATACTTCTTTGGGTGGCAATGAGAAAATAGATTAA
- a CDS encoding efflux RND transporter permease subunit, which produces MIARFFINHPIFAWVISLIIMLLGILSIKNLAVEQYPDIAPPTIEIRATYSGATAKAIENSITQIIEQELRGLDGLLYFSSTSGSSTSTINVVFEKGIDPDIAQVQVNNKVQQILPRLPEDVRKEGVSVVKAQTDYLMILSIHDELGKSSENDISDYMISNLKDGLARVDGVGGVELFGAEYAMRIWLDPKKLKSYNLMPSDINKEVTIQNTQASGGSIGARPHLNGQELNADVVSRTKLENVREFENIVIKSNNAGSNVLLSDVAKVEIGSQDYSFISKLNGYQASGIGIKLSSGANAIETAKKVKEYISSFESYLPSGYKISYPYDTTIFVEESIKEVVKTLFEAIFLVVIVMFVFLNSWRATIIPAIAVPVVLLGTFAILNFLGFSINSLTMFAMVLSIGLLVDDAIVVVENVERNMKEKNLCAKEATIIAMSEITSALIGVATVLSVVFLPMIFFSGSTGIIYKQFAVTIISSMLLSVIVAITLSPAICATFLKPHSPSEKQTGPIVWFNNKFDSLTRKYKMSIFNFINRPLKWMTAYIVIIAVTILFFLKLPTGFVPSEDQGDLMIQFTLPVGASATRSENVEKIIRDYFLKEEKNNVNSIFTIVGFTFTGNGQNGGLGFIELKNWKERAGKENKADEIAQRAMIVFSDSSSEYFIRDAEVYVMNPSSIPGLGNSDGFEFQLQAGAKMSREELLKAKDSLLETLKSSEIIVGARVEGTEETPQIKLDYDKKKIYSLGLSYEDIDNTLSSAWAGTYVNDFIDRSRVKRVYIQADAQYRAKPEDLYLWNVRNKENKMVSFEEFTKISWEPAEKSLTRYNGLASYLFQGQAGYGISSGTAMDEMEKLAKANNKDTNYSWSGLSYQEKLSGGQAIYLYSLSLIVIFLCLAALYESWSIPISVLLAVPLGIIGAVIAVYFRELNNDVYFQVALLTTVGLVSKNAILIVEFIENAYKNGKPLVKSAIQGASLRFRPIIMTSLAFIAGVIPLAISTGAGANSRISIGTGIIGGTLTATILAIFYVPLLFILIKKIFANQSEQAKLSRKKEQKGIKNV; this is translated from the coding sequence ATGATAGCTCGTTTTTTTATAAATCATCCTATTTTTGCTTGGGTTATATCATTGATTATAATGCTGTTAGGAATACTTTCTATAAAAAATTTAGCAGTAGAACAATATCCTGATATTGCTCCTCCAACTATTGAAATAAGGGCTACTTACTCAGGAGCAACAGCTAAGGCTATTGAAAATAGTATTACTCAAATTATAGAACAAGAGTTAAGAGGATTAGATGGTTTATTATATTTTTCTTCAACAAGTGGTTCAAGTACTTCAACAATAAATGTTGTATTTGAAAAAGGAATTGATCCTGATATTGCTCAAGTTCAAGTAAATAATAAAGTACAACAAATTTTACCAAGGCTTCCTGAAGATGTTAGAAAAGAAGGAGTTAGTGTTGTAAAAGCTCAAACTGACTATTTAATGATACTTTCTATTCATGATGAATTAGGAAAATCTAGCGAAAATGATATTTCAGATTATATGATTAGTAATTTAAAAGATGGACTTGCAAGAGTAGATGGTGTTGGAGGAGTTGAACTTTTTGGTGCAGAATATGCAATGAGAATTTGGCTAGACCCTAAAAAATTAAAATCATATAATTTAATGCCATCTGATATAAATAAAGAAGTTACAATACAAAATACTCAAGCATCAGGAGGAAGTATTGGAGCAAGACCACACTTAAATGGTCAAGAGTTAAATGCAGATGTTGTATCAAGAACAAAATTAGAGAATGTAAGAGAGTTCGAAAATATTGTTATAAAAAGTAATAATGCTGGATCTAATGTACTTTTATCTGATGTTGCAAAAGTAGAGATTGGAAGTCAAGATTATTCATTTATATCAAAATTAAATGGTTATCAAGCAAGTGGTATAGGTATAAAGTTATCATCTGGTGCAAATGCCATAGAAACAGCTAAAAAAGTTAAAGAGTACATATCTTCATTTGAGAGTTATTTGCCAAGTGGTTATAAAATTTCATATCCATATGATACAACTATTTTTGTCGAAGAATCTATAAAAGAAGTTGTAAAAACACTTTTTGAGGCAATATTTTTAGTAGTTATTGTGATGTTCGTTTTTTTAAATAGTTGGAGAGCAACTATAATTCCTGCTATTGCTGTACCTGTTGTATTGCTTGGAACATTTGCTATTTTAAATTTTTTAGGATTTTCTATAAACTCATTGACAATGTTTGCTATGGTATTATCCATCGGTTTATTAGTTGATGATGCTATTGTTGTAGTTGAAAATGTTGAAAGAAATATGAAAGAAAAAAATCTTTGTGCGAAAGAAGCAACTATTATTGCAATGAGTGAAATAACAAGTGCTTTGATTGGTGTTGCTACTGTTCTTTCGGTTGTATTTTTACCAATGATATTTTTTAGTGGTTCAACTGGAATTATATATAAACAATTCGCTGTTACAATTATATCTTCTATGTTATTGTCAGTTATTGTAGCAATTACTTTATCTCCTGCAATTTGTGCAACATTTTTAAAACCTCACAGTCCTAGTGAAAAACAAACAGGTCCTATTGTATGGTTCAATAATAAGTTTGATAGTTTGACAAGAAAATATAAAATGAGTATTTTTAATTTTATAAATAGACCTCTAAAATGGATGACTGCTTATATTGTAATAATAGCTGTAACGATTTTATTTTTCTTAAAGTTACCAACAGGATTTGTACCATCAGAAGACCAAGGTGATTTGATGATTCAATTTACTCTTCCAGTTGGAGCTAGTGCAACTCGTTCTGAAAATGTTGAAAAAATAATAAGAGATTATTTTTTAAAAGAGGAAAAAAACAATGTTAATTCAATATTTACTATTGTTGGATTTACATTTACTGGAAATGGACAAAATGGTGGTTTAGGTTTCATTGAGTTAAAAAATTGGAAAGAAAGAGCTGGTAAAGAAAATAAAGCAGATGAAATTGCTCAAAGAGCAATGATAGTTTTTTCTGATAGCAGTTCAGAATATTTTATTAGAGATGCAGAAGTTTATGTGATGAATCCATCTTCTATTCCAGGGCTTGGAAATTCAGATGGTTTTGAGTTTCAGTTGCAAGCTGGAGCAAAAATGTCAAGAGAAGAGTTACTTAAAGCAAAAGATTCTTTATTAGAAACACTAAAATCAAGTGAAATAATAGTTGGCGCAAGAGTTGAAGGAACAGAAGAAACACCTCAAATCAAACTTGATTATGATAAAAAGAAGATATATTCATTAGGTTTATCTTATGAAGATATTGATAATACATTAAGTTCTGCTTGGGCAGGAACTTATGTAAATGATTTTATTGATAGATCAAGAGTAAAAAGAGTTTATATACAAGCTGATGCACAATATAGAGCAAAACCAGAAGATTTATATTTATGGAATGTTAGAAATAAAGAAAATAAAATGGTCTCTTTTGAAGAATTTACTAAAATATCTTGGGAACCAGCTGAAAAATCACTGACAAGATATAATGGTTTAGCTTCATATTTATTTCAAGGACAAGCTGGTTATGGGATAAGTTCTGGAACTGCTATGGATGAAATGGAAAAGTTAGCTAAAGCTAATAATAAAGATACTAATTACTCTTGGAGTGGCTTATCTTATCAAGAAAAATTATCAGGGGGACAAGCAATTTATTTATATAGTTTATCTTTGATAGTGATATTTTTGTGTTTAGCTGCCTTATATGAAAGTTGGAGTATTCCAATATCTGTACTATTAGCTGTTCCATTAGGAATTATTGGCGCAGTTATAGCAGTTTATTTTAGGGAATTAAATAATGATGTATATTTTCAAGTTGCACTTTTAACCACAGTTGGTCTTGTATCTAAAAATGCAATTTTAATTGTAGAATTTATTGAAAATGCTTATAAAAATGGAAAACCATTAGTTAAATCCGCAATTCAAGGAGCAAGTTTAAGATTTAGACCAATAATTATGACTTCATTGGCTTTTATTGCTGGAGTTATTCCTTTAGCAATTTCAACTGGAGCTGGAGCAAATAGTAGAATTTCAATAGGTACTGGAATTATTGGAGGAACTCTAACAGCAACTATTTTAGCAATATTTTATGTGCCACTTTTATTTATTTTGATTAAAAAAATATTTGCAAATCAGAGTGAACAAGCGAAGCTTTCAAGGAAAAAAGAACAAAAAGGTATAAAAAATGTTTAA
- a CDS encoding efflux RND transporter periplasmic adaptor subunit → MSFYLKKIFLFLLVSLFFGCNNENNNDISSEIQQIEVGYITLKSEEVPLQQELSGRIKAIYKSEVRPQIDGIIKEQLFKEGSFVKKGDILYVIDPDSYQAIYEEALATLKSSEANLITLKLKNERYEESVKFDVISKQEADDAKAAYLQAIALVEQNKALVKSAKINLDRTKIKAQVSGFIGISNYTVGSLVSQNQTNALTTIRDTTKVYVDLSQSNNQLFKLKRLNKDSIKENDIDVNIILPDDTVYKHTGKLKLQEISVDEDTGYVTLRAEFPNPDGELLDNMFVNTIVESGKQNAFLVPQQAVTLDAKSNYIVTTIQKDNTIQTKNITVIRAIDNKWLVTDGITQTDKIIIEGLGKINEKSIVIPKDVNNLYINSLKEEIK, encoded by the coding sequence ATGTCTTTTTACTTAAAAAAAATATTTTTATTTTTATTAGTTAGTTTATTTTTTGGGTGCAATAATGAGAATAATAATGATATTTCTTCTGAAATACAGCAGATTGAAGTAGGATATATAACACTAAAAAGTGAAGAAGTTCCATTACAACAAGAGTTATCAGGAAGAATAAAAGCTATTTATAAATCAGAAGTTAGACCTCAAATTGACGGAATCATAAAAGAGCAACTTTTTAAAGAAGGAAGTTTTGTAAAGAAAGGTGATATTTTATATGTAATTGATCCAGATTCATATCAAGCTATTTATGAAGAAGCTTTAGCAACATTAAAAAGTTCAGAAGCAAACTTGATTACACTAAAACTAAAAAATGAGAGATATGAAGAGTCTGTAAAGTTTGATGTTATATCTAAACAAGAAGCAGATGATGCCAAAGCTGCTTATTTACAAGCAATTGCTTTAGTTGAACAAAATAAAGCTTTAGTAAAAAGTGCCAAAATCAATTTAGATAGAACAAAAATAAAAGCACAAGTTTCAGGATTTATTGGAATATCAAATTATACTGTTGGATCATTAGTCTCTCAAAATCAAACAAATGCATTAACTACAATAAGAGATACAACTAAAGTTTATGTAGATCTAAGTCAGTCTAATAATCAATTATTTAAATTAAAAAGATTAAATAAAGATAGTATAAAAGAAAATGATATAGATGTAAATATTATTTTACCTGATGATACTGTATATAAACATACTGGAAAACTTAAACTTCAAGAAATATCAGTTGATGAAGATACGGGATATGTAACTTTAAGAGCAGAATTTCCAAATCCAGATGGAGAACTTTTGGATAATATGTTTGTAAATACAATAGTTGAAAGTGGTAAACAAAATGCCTTTTTAGTTCCTCAGCAAGCTGTTACTTTAGATGCAAAATCAAATTATATTGTTACAACTATTCAAAAAGATAATACGATACAAACAAAAAATATAACAGTAATAAGAGCAATAGATAATAAATGGCTTGTAACAGATGGTATTACTCAAACAGATAAAATTATAATTGAAGGCTTGGGTAAAATAAATGAAAAAAGTATTGTTATTCCAAAAGATGTTAATAATTTATATATAAATAGCTTAAAAGAAGAAATAAAATGA
- a CDS encoding TetR/AcrR family transcriptional regulator codes for MSTKNKIDKNYLINIIEEILLNDGISGLSIRKVATKANISIGGVQYIFGNKEGMIKAVLEKNEEDYNRQIKILLKDDNSKYSQLKAHIEYISKHNDNEEFDKISKIITILLQEKFVFEGLQDWYSASLNSIDTNTDEGKKLRLAFLFSEAMFTLMTLKYINISPKEQKEIFEDLKTFLL; via the coding sequence TTGAGTACAAAAAATAAAATAGATAAAAATTATTTGATAAATATCATTGAAGAAATTCTCTTAAATGATGGGATTTCAGGCTTAAGTATTAGAAAAGTTGCTACAAAAGCAAATATTTCAATAGGTGGAGTTCAATATATCTTTGGAAATAAAGAGGGAATGATAAAAGCCGTTTTAGAAAAAAATGAAGAGGATTATAATCGTCAAATAAAGATTTTATTAAAAGATGACAATTCAAAATATTCTCAATTAAAAGCACATATTGAATATATATCAAAACACAATGACAACGAAGAATTTGATAAAATATCTAAAATTATTACTATTCTTTTACAAGAAAAATTTGTTTTTGAAGGACTACAAGATTGGTATAGTGCATCTTTAAATTCTATTGATACAAATACAGATGAAGGTAAAAAATTAAGATTAGCTTTTTTATTTTCAGAAGCAATGTTCACATTAATGACTTTAAAATATATAAACATATCTCCTAAAGAACAAAAAGAGATTTTTGAAGATTTAAAAACTTTTCTGTTATAA
- a CDS encoding multidrug effflux MFS transporter → MKKRLINFKFILTIALIEVLCYMAVDMYLASMPNIASYFGTSYSKVQLTLTFYLFSMGIGQLFFGPIIDYFGRKIPLILGVLLYSLCSILITLSTNIELFLLFRIIQGLSVALIYVCIISMVRDVSKGRVAANIFAILITIGAITPILAPTFGGYIEQEFGWKTVFYTLFSLAILLSIMSFFTLQETLKEEKKVKINFKNIFIIYFKIIKDRKFLTPAITACLMYMFVFAYIAGASFAYQEIYKLDSKTFGLIFGLTGSALLFGALLSTKLLKVFNMKQLSISGAFILVIGSIISFFSANITFIGFDGIVAGFFISFFGLGLCEASLFSMAMSSQEKSVGATAALLGSLQLLLPASATLVAGYLVEISIIYWLGIILFLGILSFLFTYIVFNNKKL, encoded by the coding sequence ATGAAAAAAAGATTAATTAATTTTAAATTTATTCTTACTATTGCTTTAATAGAAGTACTTTGTTATATGGCAGTTGATATGTATTTAGCATCTATGCCAAATATTGCATCATATTTTGGAACTTCTTATTCAAAAGTACAATTAACCCTTACTTTTTATCTATTTTCAATGGGAATTGGTCAACTATTTTTTGGTCCAATAATAGATTATTTTGGAAGAAAAATACCTTTAATATTAGGAGTTCTACTCTACTCTTTATGTTCCATTTTAATTACACTTTCAACAAATATTGAACTGTTTTTACTTTTTAGAATTATTCAAGGTTTAAGTGTCGCTTTAATATATGTTTGTATTATAAGTATGGTAAGAGATGTATCAAAAGGAAGAGTTGCAGCAAATATCTTTGCAATATTAATTACTATTGGAGCAATAACTCCTATTTTAGCTCCAACTTTTGGAGGATATATAGAACAAGAGTTTGGATGGAAAACTGTATTTTATACACTATTTTCATTAGCAATTCTTTTATCAATAATGTCTTTTTTTACACTACAAGAGACTTTAAAAGAGGAAAAGAAAGTAAAAATAAATTTTAAAAATATTTTTATTATCTATTTCAAAATTATAAAAGACAGAAAATTCTTAACTCCTGCTATTACAGCTTGTTTGATGTATATGTTTGTATTTGCATATATTGCAGGAGCTAGTTTTGCTTACCAAGAAATTTATAAACTTGATTCAAAAACATTTGGTTTAATATTTGGACTAACAGGAAGTGCACTTTTGTTTGGAGCGTTACTTTCTACTAAACTATTAAAAGTATTTAATATGAAACAACTATCAATTTCAGGAGCTTTTATTTTAGTTATTGGCTCAATTATTAGTTTTTTTAGTGCAAATATTACTTTTATTGGTTTTGATGGAATAGTTGCAGGATTTTTTATCTCATTTTTTGGTTTAGGACTTTGTGAAGCAAGTCTATTTTCTATGGCTATGTCTTCTCAAGAAAAATCAGTTGGAGCAACTGCTGCACTATTAGGTTCATTACAACTTTTACTTCCAGCAAGTGCAACTTTGGTAGCAGGATATTTAGTAGAAATATCAATTATTTATTGGTTAGGAATTATTCTTTTTTTAGGAATTTTATCTTTCTTATTTACTTATATAGTTTTTAATAATAAAAAACTTTAA
- the dauA gene encoding C4-dicarboxylic acid transporter DauA, with protein sequence MKDNILSGLTVGIIALPLSMALAIATGVPPELGLYTAIIAGIFAALFGSSKINISGPTAAFIVILIPIVQEFGITGLLLCGLLSGIILVLIGVLKLGTLIELIPYPVTVGFTSGIAVVIATFQIKDFFGLTIPNFEGSYLDKIYLIFNSFHTFNIYEFFIGALTLSLLIFWQKTKSKIPSALIALTITTIVVAFLNIYFNIDISTINSTFNYKIGSLEGTGIPPIPLQFSLPWSFLAPEDINFALIYKLLPHAIAIAILGALESLLCAVISDGMTGNKTDPNKELIGQGITNMIVPFFGGIPATAAIARTVVNIKSGGTSKLSSIVHSLFILVSITFLAKYLSYLPMASLSALLLMVAWNMSEVKHFVNIIKIAQKDDVYVLLTCFFLTVIIDMQIAVAVGIGLASVLFIKRTIDLYSIELVSNQSREYQDNLENILIYDINGPMFFGAAQKALKTLLNINEKTNIVILNMKNVSMLDVTAMVALKSIVNSFETEQKKLIFCGLNQNIQNKLQRAKFDYVTTFSNLEDAIKYSKQLGKIKP encoded by the coding sequence ATGAAAGATAATATTTTATCGGGTTTAACAGTCGGAATAATTGCTCTTCCTTTATCTATGGCTTTAGCAATTGCAACTGGTGTTCCACCTGAACTTGGTCTTTATACAGCAATTATTGCAGGGATATTTGCAGCACTTTTTGGAAGTAGCAAAATAAATATCTCTGGACCAACGGCCGCATTTATAGTAATCTTAATTCCTATTGTTCAAGAGTTTGGAATTACTGGATTACTTCTTTGTGGTTTATTATCTGGAATTATTTTAGTTTTAATTGGGGTTCTAAAACTTGGAACTTTAATAGAGCTAATTCCTTATCCTGTAACTGTAGGTTTTACTTCTGGAATTGCAGTTGTGATTGCAACTTTTCAAATAAAAGATTTTTTTGGATTAACAATTCCTAATTTTGAAGGAAGTTATTTAGATAAAATTTATTTAATTTTTAACTCTTTTCACACGTTTAATATTTACGAATTTTTTATAGGTGCATTAACTCTTTCTTTACTTATTTTTTGGCAAAAAACAAAAAGTAAAATACCTTCAGCTTTGATAGCTTTGACTATCACAACTATCGTAGTTGCATTTTTGAATATCTATTTTAATATAGATATTTCAACGATTAATTCTACATTTAATTATAAAATTGGTTCATTAGAAGGAACAGGAATTCCTCCTATACCGTTACAATTTTCTTTACCTTGGTCTTTTTTAGCTCCTGAAGATATAAATTTTGCTTTGATTTATAAACTACTTCCTCATGCAATTGCAATTGCAATTTTGGGAGCTTTAGAATCTCTTTTATGTGCTGTTATAAGTGATGGTATGACAGGAAATAAAACTGACCCAAATAAAGAGTTAATTGGACAAGGAATCACAAATATGATTGTTCCATTTTTTGGAGGAATTCCTGCAACTGCGGCGATTGCAAGAACAGTTGTAAATATAAAATCAGGTGGAACTTCAAAGTTATCTTCAATTGTTCACTCTTTATTTATTTTAGTTTCAATTACATTTTTAGCAAAATATCTTTCATATTTACCTATGGCGTCACTTTCAGCCCTTTTACTTATGGTTGCTTGGAATATGTCAGAGGTAAAACACTTTGTAAATATTATAAAAATTGCTCAAAAAGATGATGTATATGTTTTATTAACTTGCTTTTTTTTAACAGTGATTATTGATATGCAAATTGCTGTTGCTGTTGGAATTGGACTTGCATCAGTTTTATTTATAAAAAGAACAATTGATTTATATTCAATTGAACTTGTATCTAATCAATCACGAGAATATCAAGATAATTTAGAAAATATATTAATTTATGATATTAATGGACCTATGTTTTTTGGAGCCGCACAAAAAGCTCTAAAAACACTTTTGAATATTAATGAAAAAACAAATATTGTAATTTTAAATATGAAAAATGTTTCAATGCTTGATGTAACAGCAATGGTTGCTTTGAAATCAATAGTTAATAGTTTTGAAACAGAACAAAAGAAACTAATATTTTGTGGACTCAATCAAAACATTCAAAACAAACTACAAAGAGCAAAATTTGACTATGTAACAACCTTTTCAAATCTTGAAGATGCTATAAAATATTCAAAACAACTAGGAAAAATAAAACCTTAA
- a CDS encoding tetratricopeptide repeat protein, which produces MIKQILLSTVAVFLFTACSFKMPSFLSFDFFGSTDYTALLDEANKCQEIENEATKLDCYKKIENTNSFAQIRLGTYWADKKDYKSALKYLNQAKNNDNIYANLPLSFLYYKGEGVEKDLNKSFELLEKSSDIDPTSAYQLSRFYLQGINTKVDNEKGVELLEFAASQGVLEAQKMLVNTYKNGLFKQPRDQVKVDFWQKKIKENKEDINRKIYIL; this is translated from the coding sequence ATGATAAAACAAATTTTACTCTCAACCGTAGCTGTATTTTTATTTACAGCTTGTTCATTTAAAATGCCATCATTTTTAAGTTTTGATTTTTTTGGTTCGACTGATTACACAGCACTTTTAGATGAAGCAAATAAATGTCAAGAAATAGAAAATGAAGCTACAAAATTAGATTGTTATAAAAAAATAGAAAATACTAACTCTTTTGCACAAATTAGATTAGGAACTTATTGGGCTGATAAAAAAGATTATAAATCGGCTTTAAAATATCTGAATCAAGCAAAAAACAATGACAATATTTATGCAAATTTACCTTTGTCTTTTTTGTATTATAAAGGTGAAGGTGTAGAAAAAGATTTAAATAAATCTTTTGAATTATTAGAAAAATCTAGTGATATTGATCCAACATCTGCTTATCAACTTTCAAGATTTTATCTTCAAGGAATAAATACAAAAGTTGATAATGAAAAAGGTGTTGAACTACTTGAATTTGCAGCTTCACAAGGTGTTTTAGAAGCACAAAAAATGCTAGTAAATACATATAAAAATGGACTTTTTAAACAACCAAGAGATCAAGTAAAAGTTGATTTCTGGCAAAAGAAAATAAAAGAAAATAAAGAGGATATAAATCGTAAAATTTATATCTTATAA